The genome window TATCTCACCCTGGGCACTGGCAGTGATGTTCAGTTTGAGGACCTGTGTCGCCGCCTTAAAGTGGACCATTTGGCGCAGAATCCCAAATTCAAGACCAACAAGGATCGCGTGACCAATCGAGTGGAGCTGCTGGGAATCCTGGAGCAAATGCTAGCCGAGGACACCTCGCGCAACTGGATGAAGCTCTTCGAGGGCGCCTCCTTTCCCGTGGGACCTGTTAACTCCATTCCCGAGGTTTTCGAGGACGAGCATATCAAGGCCATTGGCCTAGTGAAAAGCCTGCGGCATCCCAAGGACGGAACTGTCAAGGTAGTGGGTCCTCCTGTGACCTTCAGCGAAGCGCGAAACGATGCCCGGACAGCTCCTCCGATTCTGGGTCAGCACACGGATGAAGTGTTGGGCGAACTACTGGGCTACGGGCCGGATGAGCTGGCCAAGCTGAAGAAGGATAACATTATTCAGTAAACCGATTTGGATTGAATTCTTAAATCCTTTGATATAGTGCTTCATAAGTCTTTTACGACCAAATATTTTAGTTATAATCATGCATATAACATTAGACCGACTAAAGgccttaaaaaataaatgaacttCTCATAGAAATGCAACTAATAACATAAAGAGGCTGGGATAACGATCTGATAGCTAAGTAATACAAAGTCGTTAGCAGAATTTCATTAGAACTCGATTTGCTAAACTTCTACGACGGGTTCAAAAGACCATGAAAAAGGGCAAAGATTAATTTTCGAATAATCTGTTATGTGTCGTAAATATCATGAAGTAAATGACTGTGAACATTTTGATTTTTACCTAGTTAAGGTACGAAGTATACGCAACCAAACAAATACGTCTCTATAGCTATTTCCTGGTCGGGGTGAAATATAGTGGATTAAACGTCAACACTTAAAGCTATAATCAAAAACACGTTCGTTAAATATCGTCAATTAGTATCTCACAAACTGAAAATACGATATCTCTATAGAAGTCTAAATTAGGGTAAGCTGAAATTCCGAAACGATTGTTACATGGTATACTAGTACGACTCAAAATTGATTTAAGAACAATATGCGCACCTTTAGTTTAAGGGCAGAGTAGTTTAAACAATACATCAGCCATTATGAGCTTGTAGGATAGTAATATCTACTTTGCTAATCATACTTTACTGATCATCAACTGTCTTCATAAGGTAATGTTGAGATTTCAGCAATATTACCTGAAATCAAGTTCCACCATATATTGACTTAAGCAGAATAATAACTTTTGATATCGTTTTGAAAAATAGAATAGGCAAATGACGGCTTAGCAAAATTAGACTGTATTGTTTACCCAATTGATATGTGAAAACATTCTTTTCATAGCCTCCATCAAGTAGAACATAATATCATAAGATCTAACTGATTAGCAAAGATTGACCTCAATGACGATCGAACTATATACACATGAAGCCCTAACACACTTCACACTTTAAGCACTTGATGCAATGATCTCCAATGATTCTGCAGTTGTCCATTGACCCCTTTTCTTCGGGACAAGAAGTTGAGAGGCGTGTTCTACTATGGAATAATTCCCTGGCCTTGAACGTAATCGCTTGACTGGCCTTTCCGATGAGTTCCAGCAGGCGGAGCATTAGCCGTGCAGGACGAGTGATTGGGACGGGGTTCTTGTGCACCGGCGATTCGCTTACCTGAGCCACAGCTCCTCCAGGTGCAAACGGATGACGGTCACTATCGATTTCAGCACTGGCAAAAAGGGCGGATTTAGGGGCAGCTGGCACAACAATGGGTGGGAGAACTCACTCGCAAATCAACCAAAGATACTAATATGTAGCtctgtatgtgtatgtgtataaACTGTCCAATGGAGCGTCTGCTCGCCAGGTacccaaaactaaaactgAAACTACAACTCAAATTGCAGGTGCTGTCCAAAATGgaatagcaacaacaatggcagcgacgtcgacgtcTATAACagaatttgtttgttttggcccATTGCTGtcgttggtgttgttgttgcttctgcCGCTGCCGTTGTTGTTTGTGTGCGCAAAGTGCATAGACCGCATCCGCGTCTTAGCCTCCAGCTTGGCCCCAAAGCCAGCGCCCCAGCCGATCCCGCCCACGCCCCTCCGGCGATGCGGGTGTGGATTTCGCACTTAATGGGTTGAGTTGGGAATATGGGAAAAGGTTAGTTGGCGACGCAGTGGGCTATCAATTAACAGTTAGTTAACTGCCTCTTCGCCCTGCCTGCGTAGTGTGACCAGAATGGCGATTGAGACGAAAGCTTACGGTCatacttaaattttttatttatttcattattttaaataaaatgggCTTTATTGTgataataaatttataaattaattttaggGTTTTTAAATCagtttaatttgaattttcagaGTTCAGATTTCAGGTTTGCTTTCAACAGCTTATAATATTTTGatacatattttctaatttttcCGAATTAGTTTTCATCTTTCTGTTATTTGAATAATTCAAAGCTTAAACAATTTTAACTTGTAAGTAAAGTAGTATAAttacacatttttaattttttttaacaattttaatcTTATGTTAGTTATGAAAGCGAACGACCTTACCAGGTTACTTTAGCCCTTTTTTAATCACAAAAAAACTTTCTAGAATTGCGCAGCAACTAATATACCCCACGAGAAGTGAAGTTCCCTTTTACAATGCCATTGATCTACTCTAACCACCTCCACCGCATTTGTTATTAAAACCAGCCAGCGCGACAAACTAATGACAGATGCCTATCTGCCCAAGCAATCGATGTGCCAGACAAAGAATTGCGAGACGTTTAGTTTCCCATTATTATCCCCGAAAACGTTGGACTTTGGACCAACTTTGGGGGAGATAGAAACTTTATTCAAAACCAGCCGCCCGTTTTGGAGCAGCGTTGTAAGTTGGTATTTTTCGTTGATAAGATTAAACAAACATCGCAATGCGGTCACATCGTCATTGTTGATTTGTGATAGctgttaaataataataattccgtTTTACACACTTTGTAAAGATGAGCAAGCAGCCCTCTTTCGTGTCGCGCAACCTGGTGGCCATCGTGATGATCCCCAGTCTGGTGGGGATCCATCTGGGCTGGAGCTACATGCAGAGCAACCGGAAACTGGTCACGGAGGCGGAACAGATCGAGATGCCGCCGGTAACGGTATGTTAGTCCTCATCCTTAAGGCGACCAGCTTAAGACAGCAGCTCCTCTTTCTGTCCAGTTTGCCAGGTTTGTGTGGAACAAGCTAACGGGCGCAGGAAGTTCGGCGGAATGACAAACCATCTGGTGATGAGCTTAAGACATACAATCTATTTATTGTATAGAATAATTAAAACTACATGCAAACTTTATGGTACAATCGGCTGCTGCCCGGGCAACACATTTTGGCCGGGCTGCACGTTGGGACACAGACGAAATGGAGATATAAAGCCAGAGACTACACATGCTTAGACTAGGGACAAGAGAGATTACTGCGTGAGGGCCGAGTGAATGGTGAGGTTGCCCAGCTGTGCGTTGAAAAGAACGTCGCTGATCAGTTTCTCGGCCACGATCCGCTGCGTGGCGTTGATGGAGCGCAGTTTGCTCGCCACATTCACGCCAATGGCATCGTACTCGTCGTCTTGCCGGTGCGAAGTGCTCGGAGCCGCTGTGGTGGTATAGGCAGTGGTGCCGGCATTGCCAAACAATGGCTGGTAGTGATCGCGGCCTATCTGGATGGTGGGCACGCCCTGATGTTGACCATTCGTCTGCTGCAggtggagctgctgctggtggtgctccAGATGATTGACCGCCTGCATGGGGAGAGGAGGTTATTGAAGACACTAAGGAACTCTTCACTGCTTTGGAGCTACTTACTTGTTGTATCTCGCGCTGGGAGTTGGAGTCTAGGGAGGTGATCTCTAAGACCTTCACGGCATGTCCCtgagccgccgccgccgcaaTGGAGGTCTGGGCTGCTGCATGGGCTACCAATTGCTGGTGTGCTTGGGCTGCGGCTGCCGCCGCTTCGGCCGCCTGGTGCTCCTCGCTCTTGACAAGGGTCACACACTCCGCGGGCGTCACCGAAATGGTGCTCAGAGTGGCGCCCTGACTGCTGACGACCACATTGCTGGCCGTCGCCGCGACATCTTCCACATCGTCCGGGGACGTGGGTATTATGGACTCCATGTGCTGAGACTGATTGCCCGTGTGGTGTGAATCGTCCTCGAACTCCATTGACTCCTCGTCGTCGAAGCTGATATGGAGTTCTCTCTTGGGCTTGGTGCCGAGTTCGTGGCGCTTGGGCTTGTGGTCAGCGATGAAAAGCAGCTTGTCGTAGTACCACAAGCGCGTTGCGTAGTCGCCTTTGGTAGTCGTCTTGCGGAATTCCCGCCGAAAAGCAGACCGCAGTGAGTTAATTTTCCTGCAAAGGGTGAGTTGTGTTTACTGAACTGTACCACATTTGGCATGGACATTTGACCCACCTTACTACCATCGCCCTGTCCGGATTGGGCTCCACTTCTTTTAGCTTCTCCACCAGGCGATCGTAGGACTTGTTCCGAGCTGTGTGATTGCTGTAGTCGTTGTGCTTGGGCTGCCAGAGGCACTCTTCCTCTTGGTACTGCTCGATAAACTCCGTGAGCCAGTGGCGCGAGTACGATCGCAGGTCTAAGTTCATGGTCCTTTTCACTCGCGTTTTATTTTGAGTTTTCTCAATTAACTTCAGCTCagtattttttgttttcgctgcGTCTCGCGTGAAGTTGGCTGCGCCACAAACGGGCCGGAGTTGCCACCCCCGACAAATCTTCGCGGTCGAGATTTTATCGAGCCTGCATTTTTGAATATAAGGGGCGAAATTAAAATTAGGCAAATTAagtagaataaaaactaattcTCTTCTTAACGTTACTCccttaaataaaaaatgattaCCAAAACGAAGCGCAAGAGTGTAAAACAGATTTGACCTATGAAAGACATTAACGTTAAAAATGCATAGTATGCAAAGTGCATAAAAATTCTCTAAAATTTAATAGCTATTTGATTCATTATCCGTTTTATTACAATTATAAACCAGGAAATAATGTTTTACCTTTTATATGGCATTTTTGAGTGATTCATTTGCAGCTCAAGACGgctaatattttgtttaagcAAACTTGTTCGACTGCCAAATTTGTATGCCGGTGAATAACACAAATATCTGTAGCATATGTTGAAATTATATACAACTTTTTGAAAGGTTGCTTTCTTTTACAATTGACAATGGCACAACAATGACATAACAGCTCTGAAAAAAAATTGatacaaatttttaaacaGCAGTCCTCTCTTAATGTGCACCACTGTGCCACTGTTGAATGGTTGCTGTCTTGGCTTTCCTCCAGCGTGGACTCCACCCACGCCGTCTGGCAGCTCAGTCAGTATGGCAACGCCGAGCACAGTTCTCGATGTTTTTGTCAATTGCTCTTTGGAGCTTCGCAGGCGGAGTCGAGAATCGCGCGGAAAATGTGCATTAACAAATAGAAAATTCCGAAATAAAGACAAAGAGTTAGCTCGCGGTTAAAGAGAATACAGCCCCTGTGCTTTTGGAATCGAAAATCAGTGCGAAAACTCCCACTGCTgtgtgttgttgttattgttggcaAGGCCGAAGGAGTGAAAAGGGAggccgaaaaaaaagaacctgtgctaacaaaaacaaaggtgCGTGTAGAGCCAAACACACATGAAGtcatacatatgtacgcatacgtatgcgtgtgtgtgtacaaaataatttgttgTTCTAGTTTTGCCCAATTATATAAGGTGTCCGTGTGTGAGTGGTCTTTTTTGGATGTTGCAAGCGTTTAATCGGTGTAAACAAGAGCGAATAAATGGATTGACAAACAGTTGGTGCACACTGGCCTGTATCACAAAGTACTTAAATTTAagagaaacaaacaacaacaacatgaaCACTTACAAGCAACAGCTGTTTTACATTCCCCTAGGCGCACTCAGTCCAATCAGAATTAAGTCACGTATGATTCTTATAAGACTGATTTCAGCTTTgtaaacaacaaacaaaagtaTTGCGAATCGAATTATTGTTCGAGGAAATAAATTGCCCAGAAAATTCCGCATGTGAAAGTGCACTTTCCgagcaatttgcataaatttccattgcctcatttgtttttttgttattttcttcCAAGGGGGTACAAAGTCCAGTTGAGATGATGTTGTAGCTGCTTTACTATCTCTACATCCCGCCTCACCCCCCTCCGCCGGGctatttatagcaaacaaatTTCATAGCCAGAAGCAATGTGGAAAACACTTGCTGGATAAACTGGATCCGTAGTAAGCCACAACCTTGACTGAGTGCAAAAGCAGAGAAAAAAGTGCACAAACACCGCCTAACGAGCTTGTTTACGTTTATCAAGCGCCGGCAACAACAGCATCCCAGTGCACAGTGGTCGAAAAGTGCCGTCCATCGCTCGAATTCCTTATCAAATAAGTTGTTTATGGGGGGCCAGATATCAAGGGGCTGTGCTAAAATCACACTTAAGCCGCAAGCAAAGGCGCGGAATATTTGTCAAACTACTTTTGGCCCAACTTTTCAAGATAGAAGAGCTGAAATCGCTGAGTACAGTGAATACTTGTACCAGAAAGCTGCATTTGAAACGTATCAGCTATAAAATCAAtataatttagttaatttcCTTAATCTTAGTAGTTGCTTAATGTTTGTTATGCCCACTCACttctatataatttaaaatggtATAATATGTTTACTGCCATCCTTAACCAGTAACCACTGTACAGCTACGATTCTCACGTTCAAGGTTGCACTTTTCCACTCATTTTCAATCGCTTTGATGAACGCTCTGGGTTTTTCTCTCAAAGATTTCCCGCACCGGCTGCTCAATGAAAAGCGTTTAATTTTAGCCGCGCTCAGCTGTTGAACTTGGAAAAGTGCCCAACCCCCAAAGAAATCGGTAATCAAAACACACGTGTTGTCATACTCCGCACATTCGGGCGAGCTGAGCTCACATTTCAATATTCGGCATGATAATTGTTTTGGAGGTGTGTGCCACACATaaacagatacatatatatatgtatatatacacaaGGCATTATTATGTATTTCAGCTGATAATTCGGCGCCTTTTGCCTTCCATAATGAGCACACGAAACCAACCGGTTTGGCTTTGGAGTGCGAAAGAGTCGAGAGCGGGTACATCGATCCGTTCCGATCTCTTCTGGAACACTCCACTTCTATCTATTGTAAGACGCAATTAGCAGCTGGTCCGAGCCTTATCAATTCCGGCTGAGAACCCGAGTTGTTGGCGGAATGACTCGACTTGGGGTCCAAGCAAAGTTCAATTGCCGGCAGGCAATGGAACTTGGCCAGATAGCTGAATATTGGTCAGTATTATGGGTTGGTTGGACGCTAAAAGCCATCCATCCGAGTGCCTATTTTCAAACCTATGCCAAGGGAACGTGCTTCTAACAATTACGAAACAATTGCGAGAGCCGCACATTATTTGCATGAACTTGCGAAATGTGTGTTTTCGCTATCAACTGGCACACATATTGTTTTCCTGGGCTCCATAAATACACCTGACTGTGCAAGACTAGCACCCAAAATATTTACTCTTCACAATCAATACAATAAGAACAGTACTCTTGTTTTTCATTATTGGTCACACAAATCAATTATCAGCAAAATCCGAAGCTGTGTTTTTGACGTTGGCTGATAAGAAATCCAAACACTTGTCATAAAGTTGCACCTAAACTATTAGCTACTGTGTTTAGAAGAATTCtagatttaaatatataatttacaaataattaatgaTAAAATAGAAATGCTTTCAGCTTAAACTTAACATGTTACATTGATTTTAGTACCTCTTttctcaaaatattaatatgtaAGTTAGTTGTGCTATTATGTTGACCTCAGCTGTACAGCAGCGCCCACTCAGTTTGTTAGATGTCTCTGCTGGGAAGTCTTATGAAAGCGAAGCAATTTTCGGCTGGTTTAGATTAGTTTTGGCCATATTGAGCTCTTATCTGTGGTGTCGATAAGCCTGCGCTTTTTTGGCGGCCCAATATAGCCGGCTCGGATTGATATGCAAATTGATTTCAGGTCCCCAGCCCGAGTCTGCGATGAGCCGTCTCCTGGAGAAGCCCAACATCGCCATGTCCATCAAGTCCACGGGTAGTCAGCTCTCGAGCACGATGACCACGGCCTCGGCGACGCTGTCCGCGGACCTGGACGATGTGGACACATCCCGCACCCAGCTGAGCCCATCCGAAACATCTGGAGTAGTCCTCGTACCCGCCACTACAGTCACTCCCAACGTCACAGTCACACCCAGTAAGTAATGCGCAAAGACAATTCACAAGAGATTTGTTTTCCAGGCGCATGTTTTGAAATCGCCAAGGatttcaaacattttgatACTCGAAGGCTGCAATCTTATTAACATTTACATGAAATCAAATGAATCTTTTCCCAAAGTGATTTCAAATTCCTAGTAACTTCTAAGAAATAGGAAATTTacttaataaaatataagcttaaacttaaattttatAGTAGGCACTTCAATTCCTTTTGAATGGCGAACATGTCCAAACAAAAATTAGGGAAACGCTAAATTATATTGGCGACACAATGAAAACTCTTgaatttttgtgtttgtcgGCAGTAAAATGTCGAGTATTTGACTGCAAACCAAACTAAATTTTAGAGTGTAGTGGAAAGTCAGAGTTTCCTATGTCCCTCCGTTTATTTATCCATAGTCGCGCATTTGGGTATGAATGCATATTGAGATTTActattcattttaatttattttttattatctttCAGTGCGCCAGAAAATCGACCAGGTGGTGATCAGCCTGATATCCGGAGCAGCGGCGGGGGCGCTGGCCAAGACGGTCATCGCCCCGCTGGACCGCACCAAGATCAACTTCCAGATCCGCAACGATGTGCCCTTCTCGTTCCGAGCCTCGCTGCGCTACCTGCAAAACACCTATGCTAACGAGGGCGTTTTGGCCCTGTGGCGGGGGAACTCGGCCACGATGGCCAGGATCGTGCCCTACGCAGCCATACAGTTTACGGCCCACGAGCAGTGGCGTCGCATCCTGCACGTCGACAAGGACGGCACCAAGTGAGTTCTACTCTGCTCTAGATTCCCATAAACTTCATGGCCAATCATTCTATATTGCAGCACGAAAGGTCGTCGGTTTTTGGCTGGCTCACTGGCGGGAATCACCTCACAGTCGCTGACGTATCCTCTGGACCTGGCACGCGCCCGCATGGCCGTCACGGATCGGTATACTGGCTATCGGACGCTGCGACAGGTCTTCACCAAGATCTGGGTGGAGGAGGGTCCGCGGACACTGTTCCGCGGCTACTGGGCGACAGTTCTCGGCGTGATTCCCTATGCGGGCACCTCCTTCTTCACCTACGAGACTCTCAAGCGGGAATACTATGGTAGGAATACTAACTACATCCTAATATAAAATACTATAGACTTAGGGGAGGTGTTCGTTTAAAAATTCTTGTATATGTACACAGAATTCGGTTTTAAGCCCCAAGTTTACTGTGGAATTATTCAGATAATTTAGTAGCAGTTACCTATGTTCTCCTGTTAATTGTTAGTCACTGAATTTGCCAACTAAATGATTTGTCCGCTTGCAGAAGTGGTCGGCAACAGTAAACCCAATACTCTAGTCTCGCTGGCCTTCGGTGCTGCGGCTGGTGCCGCCGGACAAACGGCCAGCTATCCATTGGACATTGTGCGGCGAAGAATGCAGACAATGCGGGTGAACACGGCTGGCGGAGATCGGTACCCAACCATCCTGGAGACTCTCGTCAAGATCTATCGGTGCGTCCAAATCTTTGTTAACGATTTTATCCATAATTCAATTGCGATTTCCATTGGTGTTTCCAAACAGCGAGGAGGGCATCAAGAACGGTTTCTACAAGGGACTCAGCATGAACTGGATCAAGGGACCCATCGCCGTGGGCATCAGCTTCTCCACCTACGATCTGATCAAGGCGTGGCTTACGGAGCTGGCCAACTTGAGACGGGTTGAGAAATAGCCCAGCTCCCTGCCCCTGCCACACGTCACCCATAAACACCACACCAAAAACGCACTGCTTTGATCTTAAGTCTCGTGATCGATGGATGAGCTGAGGAGATAGAAGTGAAGCACCGACATGCTCTAATTGTTAGATATTTTTAGCTGTTAGTTGTGAGGGAGAGAAGCAATGAAGTGAAGACACCCGAAAGCGCTTAACTTTGTTATTAACCGTAATTGATTTATTATCGTCGTAAGCCGAAAGTATATCAGCCAATAAACTGTCTGAATAATGACTCGCCTGGCACTTACTGCTCCCCAGGACCTCGTATTCTATGGTGTTGCTTTGACAATAACATAATTGTACACCACACACGTTTACTCCTAGATTAATGATTACGATTTACCCGAACATTTTGTATATTGTGTATTTTCAACTCGATGTCAAGGCGCTGCGACTGCTAAAATAGTCATGAATTTAAGGGTGTTCACCAGCGAAACCATCTTAAGCATATACTATGTAATTCTTGTACGTTAgtgtgtttttattattaaaatttacaaaattgttTAACTGATCGATTATCTTAATCGTTTTTAAAGCGCGCGCCAATGCTTGTGACAGGTGGCAACTCCGGCGATTAAGCGATAAAATCTTATGCGGGGGTGCTGTCTATCGAAATCTGCTGGTAGTCGCGTTCGCGAAATTCCGAGTGCTCGTAAAACGAAAACAACGTAATTTTAGTGCGTTTAAAAAGTGATATTTAAGACTTGTTGCCCTGGAATTAAGTGTCCCAACAGCCGTGAGCTGCAGGCGGTGTTGTTTTAAGGATAAAAAGCGTTTTTCCCCCAACACCTGCCATAACCAAAAAGCCAATCTGAGAGGTGAGTGATTTGCTGTGCTGTGCCGATTGTGGAATGGATTAATTATTTAAGGTCTATTGATTAGACGGGGCCCATCCTTAAAAAACCCCTCTCCGAACAACCCTCTTCATTTAAAGAGGGGCGGGGGGTGGCATTCCCATACTCGCTTGTTGCTGCGCACAACAGGTGAAAATTCACGAGTCGCGTATGTTTATGTGCAGAATACACAAGAGTAGACAAAAAACCATTAATTGTGCTTCTCTGTGTCTTGGGTAACCTTGACTTTCGGTGGACAAATCaatcaaatgcaattaattacACCGCCAACGGTGCAAATGTGTGGGTGGTTGCTCGTGTGTGTACAAACAACATGCGCACTCATATCTGCGGCGCCACAATGATGCGAAAATGGGTGTAAACCCCCTTTgataaatgtttgtttatcGCAATTAGCTTCGCAAATTGTTTATTCTTTAGCAGCCGACAGTGCTGTTAACTTAACAGGGCTGCGAGGGTTGCAGTCCGGGCTATCCGAGTTTTGCACCATCATATTAATTTtacttataaaaaataacttcaattaacttatttttctttaaataagTCACAAAGTTTATTGTGATATTATCATGATAGATATTTTAGGTGTTGAGCGTATATTTCGTAATTTTTTTCGTCTCATTGTTTCTTTTAGAACATCTTtaagaaaaattctaaattctatttatttaattataccAAACTATTAGTATTAACAATCAAACAACATTGTCTTACTATAGTTAGCGAGCACTTGCTACTTTTCCATTGGTCCCTGGTTACGAACAATACTTTAGTACGCTGCtctataaaattaaattaacttaTTTTCTAATTAGAATTTGCTAACAGAGAGAATCGATACTCACTGTTAACAGCGATTGTTCACATGTGTTCGTCGTCCGATGGTATCGCATGTGGATCGCTTTCGCTCCAACTCTAGAGACGCGGCAGTCGTTTTTTAGCCACTAAAGGGAATTGTTCGAATGCGGAGCAATTTTCAAATGCGCAACCAGTTGAATTCTTTTGCAAGTGCACTTTGTTTTCAAGGATTCGGTTAACTGATAGGATTTCCTTTGGTCGAGActccagtttttttttctaaattcTCAGTTCGTGTGcgggtgtgcgtgtgtgttccGTCTCCCTCGCACTGCGTCGTGTGTGTaatgtttgtgtgtgcgtgaagCGAGCGcgatttaaaaataaaacggcaaatacataataaaaaatatcGAAGAGCAACAGCGGCAGGCGTACCAATACAAACAAACCGATACCAGCCAGCCGTGTGTGTTTACACAGTGTTGTGCGTTGGTGTTTGTGTACCAAAGGTAAAtagaaaatagaagaaaaaGAGCAACAAATTTACGAATGGTGGGGGGTACGTATATAAATGCGTGTATGGGTGGGAGGACTCCGCTGCAATTGTGCACTGCGCAAAAAGTGTGGGTGGCTTCTGAGTGGGTGGGCGTGTGGGCTTTGTGGGCGTGTAGTGGTTCCGCAAGGCCTTCAGGAAGGTTCTCTGCCATTTGGCCACAAATTCGATGCACCATCATCATGTGTTTCCACTTGACGCTTTATTTATACATCAACAAAATacccacacacatgcacatgt of Drosophila mauritiana strain mau12 chromosome 3R, ASM438214v1, whole genome shotgun sequence contains these proteins:
- the LOC117145893 gene encoding mitochondrial coenzyme A transporter SLC25A42; this translates as MSRLLEKPNIAMSIKSTGSQLSSTMTTASATLSADLDDVDTSRTQLSPSETSGVVLVPATTVTPNVTVTPMRQKIDQVVISLISGAAAGALAKTVIAPLDRTKINFQIRNDVPFSFRASLRYLQNTYANEGVLALWRGNSATMARIVPYAAIQFTAHEQWRRILHVDKDGTNTKGRRFLAGSLAGITSQSLTYPLDLARARMAVTDRYTGYRTLRQVFTKIWVEEGPRTLFRGYWATVLGVIPYAGTSFFTYETLKREYYEVVGNSKPNTLVSLAFGAAAGAAGQTASYPLDIVRRRMQTMRVNTAGGDRYPTILETLVKIYREEGIKNGFYKGLSMNWIKGPIAVGISFSTYDLIKAWLTELANLRRVEK
- the LOC117144856 gene encoding uncharacterized protein LOC117144856; amino-acid sequence: MNLDLRSYSRHWLTEFIEQYQEEECLWQPKHNDYSNHTARNKSYDRLVEKLKEVEPNPDRAMVVRKINSLRSAFRREFRKTTTKGDYATRLWYYDKLLFIADHKPKRHELGTKPKRELHISFDDEESMEFEDDSHHTGNQSQHMESIIPTSPDDVEDVAATASNVVVSSQGATLSTISVTPAECVTLVKSEEHQAAEAAAAAAQAHQQLVAHAAAQTSIAAAAAQGHAVKVLEITSLDSNSQREIQQAVNHLEHHQQQLHLQQTNGQHQGVPTIQIGRDHYQPLFGNAGTTAYTTTAAPSTSHRQDDEYDAIGVNVASKLRSINATQRIVAEKLISDVLFNAQLGNLTIHSALTQ
- the LOC117144857 gene encoding uncharacterized protein LOC117144857 — protein: MSKQPSFVSRNLVAIVMIPSLVGIHLGWSYMQSNRKLVTEAEQIEMPPVTFARFVWNKLTGAGSSAE